The following are from one region of the Sorghum bicolor cultivar BTx623 chromosome 2, Sorghum_bicolor_NCBIv3, whole genome shotgun sequence genome:
- the LOC8054894 gene encoding PTI1-like tyrosine-protein kinase At3g15890 encodes MINRCFCCVAGDDEPEPAAPPPAGTGRRTRRTNPSRTPKNRSIEYPWEIYSLKELLQATNNFNENNKLGEGGFGTVYWGRTAKGVEIAVKRLKAMTAKAEMEFAIEVEILGRVRHKNLLSLRGFYAGGDERLIVYDYMPNHSLLTHLHPQRGAPSSQQHQPLDWARRVAIAIGAAEGLAYLHHEANPHIIHRDIKASNVLLDADFVPKVADFGFAKLIPDGVSHLTTRVKGTLGYLAPEYAMWGKVSESCDVYSFGVLLLELVSARRPLEKLPGGVKREIVQWAAPLVDRRKWERIADPRLAGRFDAQQLRAVVEAAMLCTQSNAESRPAMAEVVEMLRFSGERRTTKEIVPVVAASSEMTTPDLQDVTGSSEPLDRRSWKVAKLR; translated from the exons ATGATCAACAGGTGCTTCTGCTGCGTCGCCGGCGACGATGAGCCGGAGCCAGCCGCTCCACCACCCGCCGGTACCGGTCGTCGCACTCGCAG GACGAATCCGTCGAGGACACCTAAGAACAGGAGTATCGAGTATCCATGGGAGATCTACAGCCTCAAGGAGCTCCTGCAGGCGACCAACAACTTCaacgagaacaacaagctcgGGGAGGGCGGATTCGGCACCGTCTACTGGGGCCGCACCGCCAAGGGCGTCGAG ATCGCGGTGAAGCGGCTCAAGGCGATGACGGCCAAGGCGGAGATGGAGTTCGCCATCGAGGTGGAGATCCTCGGCCGTGTCCGGCACAAGAATCTTCTCAGCCTCCGCGGTTTCTACGCCGGCGGCGACGAGCGCCTCATCGTCTATGACTACATGCCCAACCACAGCCTACTGACGCATCTCCACCCCCAACGCGGCGCCCCCTCCTCCCAGCAGCATCAGCCTCTCGACTGGGCACGCCGCGTTGCCATAGCCATCGGTGCCGCCGAGGGCCTCGC TTACTTGCACCACGAGGCGAACCCGCACATCATACACCGGGACATCAAGGCGAGCAACGTGCTGCTGGACGCGGACTTCGTTCCTAAGGTCGCCGACTTCGGGTTCGCCAAGCTCATACCCGACGGCGTGTCGCACCTGACGACGAGGGTGAAGGGCACGCTGGGCTACCTGGCGCCGGAGTACGCCATGTGGGGGAAGGTCTCCGAGAGCTGCGACGTCTACAGCTTCGGCGTGCTCCTCCTGGAGCTCGTCAGCGCGCGCCGGCCGCTCGAGAAGCTCCCCGGGGGCGTCAAGCGCGAGATCGTGCAGTGGGCGGCGCCGCTGGTGGACCGCCGCAAGTGGGAGCGCATCGCGGACCCGCGCCTCGCCGGACGGTTCGACGCGCAGCAGCTCCGCGCCGTGGTCGAGGCCGCCATGCTGTGCACGCAGAGCAACGCCGAGAGCCGGCCGGCCATGGCCGAGGTGGTCGAGATGCTCAGGTTCAGTGGGGAGCGGCGGACAACCAAGGAGATCGTCCCGGTGGTCGCCGCAAGCAGCGAGATGACCACCCCAGACCTGCAAGACGTCACCGGCAGCAGCGAGCCCCTGGACAGGCGGAGCTGGAAGGTGGCCAAGCTGAGGTGA
- the LOC110432764 gene encoding uncharacterized protein LOC110432764, with translation MVSPQSANPQNASPQSIGSGTAEYDPRTDPKRKAKSNDPGWKYGFWPEIGNRDLVECILCGTQVKSGIKRLKEHLVGGYGDAVKCEKTTTEIAAEMEAALVKGRRRRALNLDDDDDGVQMVEVVPSENQVQGHPSSGTTVQHPSSGTASKRKQSALKFSTLPPRPKEKKSVITMLRKKTEEVVEERHSNNGPAQSSVEGRIRTKEERDEVNMHVANFFYESRIPLNTINARSFEIMCEAIGQYGPGYKPPSYHEVRVPLLRKAVEQTNKLKEKHEAAWKQYGCTLMSDGWTDRRGRHLINFLVNSPEGTFFLESVDASSKVHDAPMLADLLQQRIDLIGRDKVVQVVTDNGANYKAACKLLMERIPTLFWTPCAAHCLDLMLEDIGKMKVFSKPIARARQVTTFIYRHGRLLDAMREKTGGRDLVRPGVTRFATAFLTLRSLHTHRDALKFLFLMESFMLHVVQKE, from the exons ATGGTAAGTCCACAGAGTGCAAATCCACAGAATGCAAGTCCACAGAGTATAGGCTCAGGTACTGCTGAATATGATCCAAGGACAGATCCGAAAAGGAAGGCCAAGTCTAATGATCCTGGGTGGAAGTATGGCTTCTGGCCAGAAATTGGCAATAGAGATTTGGTTGAGTGTATCCTTTGTGGAACACAAGTAAAGTCTGGAATCAAGAGATTGAAGGAGCATCTTGTAGGTGGATATGGAGATGCTGTCAAATGTGAAAAGACAACAACAGAAATTGCTGCTGAAATGGAAGCAGCACTAGTTAAGGGAAGAAGAAGGAGAGCGCTAAACCtagatgatgacgatgatggtGTTCAAATGGTGGAAGTGGTACCAAGTGAGAACCAGGTTCAGGGACATCCAAGTTCAGGCACAACTGTGCAACATCCAAGTTCAGGGACAGcatccaaaaggaagcaatcTGCTCTGAAATTTTCAACTTTACCACCTAGACCAAAAGAGAAGAAGTCAGTGATTACCATGCTTCGAAAAAAAACTGAAGAAGTGGTTGAGGAAAGACATTCTAACAATGGACCTGCACAAAGCAGTGTGGAGGGAAGGATCAGGACCAAGGAAGAAAGAGATGAAGTCAATATGCATGTGGCCAATTTCTTCTATGAGAGTAGAATACCATTGAATACTATCAATGCAAGGAGCTTTGAGATTATGTGTGAGGCCATTGGACAGTATGGACCTGGATATAAACCTCCTAGCTACCATGAGGTGAGGGTGCCATTGCTACGAAAGGCTGTGGAACAGACCAACAAACTAAAGGAGAAGCATGAGGCTGCTTGGAAGCAATATGGCTGTACACTCATGTCAGATGGGTGGACAGATAGGCGAGGCCGTCACCTCATTAATTTCCTAGTCAATAGTCCAGAGGGGACTTTCTTCTTGGAGTCCGTTGATGCATCAAGCAAAGTACATGATGCACCAATGTTGGCAGATTTACTACAGCAGAGAATTGATCTCATTGGAAGAGACAAGGTTGTTCAAGTGGTCACTGACAATGGTGCTAACTATAAGGCAGCTTGCAAGCTTCTTATGGAAAGAATTCCAACGCTGTTTTGGACTCCATGTgctgcacattgcttggacctTATGCTAGAGGACATTGGCAAAATGAAGGTGTTCAGCAAGCCTATTGCACGTGCAAGACAAGTTACTACCTTTATTTATAGGCACGGGAGGCTTCTTGATGCAATGAGGGAGAAGACAGGAGGTAGAGATCTTGTTAGACCAGGAGTAACTCGTTTTGCTACTGCTTTCCTCACTTTGCGCAGCTTGCACACTCATAGGGATGCTCTGAAATTCCTATTT TTGATGGAGTCCTTCATGCTCCATGTAGTGCAGAAAGAATAA
- the LOC8062082 gene encoding polygalacturonate 4-alpha-galacturonosyltransferase — translation MPTPKQRLPYSTSGGGGGGGRRAASSSAALPPVVVLVFLFVVAPSLFFVARNGGRGHVHVASDPKGKNVDQEAAAMKNLKSILPKEVFDAITASQQESGTLSLDFFRNHASPSWKTDDLVTEKSMDVDDKAKAENSLPEHDLPTNRSPKDPDEHQVDKAAKVARRKLREKRREKRTMDLVHKDDEARAKLENAAIERSKAVDSAVLGKYSIWRKENENENSDSTVRLMRDQVIMARVYSVLAKSKNKNDLYQKLQTRIKESQRAVGEASADADLHHSAPEKIRAMGQVLSKAREELYDCMAITQRLRAMLQSADEQVRSLKKQSTFLSQLAAKTIPNSIHCLSMRLTIDYYLLPLEEWKFPRSENLENPNLYHYALFSDNVLAASVVVNSTIMNAKEPEKHVFHLVTDKLNFGAMNMWFLLNPPGKATIHVENVDEFKWLNSSYCPVLRQLESAAMKEYYFKADRPTTLSAGSSNLKYRNPKYLSMLNHLRFYLPEVYPKLDKILFLDDDIVVQKDLTGLWDVDLNGKVNGAVETCGESFHRFDKYLNFSNPHIARNFDPNACGWAYGMNIFDLREWKKKDITGIYHKWQNLNEDRALWKLGTLPPGLLTFYKLTHPLDKSWHVLGLGYNPSIDRSEIDSAAVVHYNGNMKPWLELAMTKYRPYWTKYIKYDHPYIRGCNLSE, via the exons ATGCCGACTCCGAAGCAGCGGCTCCCCTACTCCACCTCCGGCGggggcggaggaggagggaggCGCGCCGCctcgagctccgccgcgctgcCTCCCGTGGTGGTCCTCGTGTTCCTCTTCGTGGTCGCGCCTTCGCTCTTCTTCGTCGCGCGCAATGGCGGTCGCGGCCACGTCCACGTAGCCTCCG ATCCCAAGGGCAAGAATGTCGATCAG GAAGCAGCAGCAATGAAGAACCTCAAATCTATTTTGCCTAAGGAG GTGTTTGATGCTATAACTGCTAGTCAACAAGAATCAGGCACTTTGAGTCTTGATTTTTTCAGGAATCATGCATCTCCCTCTTGGAAAACTGATGATCTAGTCACCGAGAAGAGCATGGATGTTGATGACAAGGCTAAAGCTGAAAACAGTTTGCCAGAACATGATCTACCAACAAATAGATCACCCAAAGATCCAG ACGAACATCAAGTTGATAAAGCAGCAAAAGTAGCTCGAAGG AAACTTAGGGAGAAAAGGCGTGAGAAGAGAACTATGGATTTGGTTCATAAAGATGATGAAGCACGTGCTAAGCTGGAGAATGCCGCTATTGAGCGATCAAAAGCTGTCGATTCTGCTGTGCTTGGAAAATACAGCATATGGCGAAAAGAGAATGAGAACGAGAATTCAGACTCTACAGTTAGGCTGATGAGGGACCAAGTTATTATGGCTCGTGTCTATTCTGTGCTTGctaaatcaaagaacaagaacgATCTATATCAAAAACTGCAGACCCGAATCAAGGAAAGCCAGCGGGCTGTTGGAGAGGCATCTGCTGATGCTGACCTGCATCACAG CGCACCTGAGAAAATCAGAGCAATGGGTCAAGTTTTATCAAAGGCGAGAGAAGAACTTTATGATTGTATGGCAATCACTCAGAGACTAAGGGCTATGCTTCAGTCAGCAGATGAACAGGTCAGGAGCTTGAAGAAGCAGAGTACATTTCTTAGCCAGTTGGCTGCAAAGACAATTCCAAACAGCATTCACTGCTTGTCTATGCGTCTGACAATTGATTACTATCTCCTCCCCCTTGAGGAATGGAAATTCCCAAGGAGTGAAAATTTAGAAAACCCAAATCTCTATCACTATGCACTTTTCTCAGATAATGTCTTGGCAGCCTCTGTTGTTGTGAACTCGACCATCATGAATGCTAAG GAACCAGAGAAACATGTTTTCCATCTTGTGACTGACAAGTTAAACTTTGGAGCCATGAACATGTGGTTTCTGCTGAACCCACCTGGCAAGGCCACCATCCATGTTGAGAATGTGGACGAATTTAAGTGGTTGAACTCATCATACTGTCCTGTGCTGCGGCAACTTGAGTCTGCTGCCATGAAAGAGTACTATTTCAAAGCTGATCGTCCCACCACACTGTCAGCAGGTTCTTCGAACCTAAAGTATCGGAACCCCAAGTACCTCTCTATGCTGAACCACTTGAGGTTCTATCTCCCAGAGGTCTATCCAAAGTTGGATAAAATACTCTTCCTCGACGATGACATAGTTGTGCAGAAAGATTTGACAGGGTTGTGGGATGTTGATCTTAATGGAAAGGTCAATGGTGCTGTGGAAACCTGTGGGGAGAGTTTCCACCGTTTTGACAAGTATCTTAATTTTTCAAATCCACACATTGCTCGGAACTTTGATCCAAATGCATGTGGCTGGGCTTATGGGATGAACATCTTTGATTTGAGGGAGTGGAAGAAGAAAGATATTACTGGGATCTACCACAAATGGCAAAATCTG AATGAAGACAGAGCTCTTTGGAAGCTTGGGACACTTCCGCCTGGCCTCTTGACCTTCTACAAGTTGACGCACCCACTGGACAAGTCATGGCATGTTCTTGGATTAGGATACAACCCAAGCATAGACCGTTCAGAGATAGACAGTGCTGCTGTGGTTCATTACAATGGGAACATGAAGCCATGGTTGGAGCTAGCAATGACCAAGTACCGACCATATTGGACCAAGTATATCAAGTATGATCACCCTTACATCCGTGGGTGCAACTTGAGTGAGTAG
- the LOC8054896 gene encoding protein STAY-GREEN, chloroplastic: MAAATAAAASTMSLLPISQLRQQQHGAGAVVVFRRRARDARRRRYVVPTARLFGPAIFEASKLKVLFLGVDEESNNKHGHPTTPSPTSPPLPLLPRTYTLTHSDVTASLTLAVSHTINRAQLQGWYNRLQRDEVVAEWKKVRGRMSLHVHCHISGGHFLLDLIAGLRYYIFRKELPVVLKAFVHGDGDLFSRHPELEDAPVWVYFHSNLTRFNRVECWGPLRDAAAPPAEDDSTAPAAASNKDGQMPPVGEWPYRCPQQCDCCFPPHSLIPWPNERDMAAAAADASSAAGQAQQQ; encoded by the exons ATGGCCGCAGCcactgccgccgccgcttcTACCATGTCCCTGCTCCCGATCTCCCAGctcaggcagcagcagcacggcGCGGGCGCCGTGGTCGTGTTCCGGCGGCGGGCCCGGGACGCGCGGCGGAGGCGATACGTCGTGCCG ACGGCGAGGCTGTTCGGGCCGGCGATCTTCGAGGCGTCCAAGCTGAAGGTGCTGTTCCTGGGCGTGGACGAGGAGAGCAACAACAAGCACGGGCACCCGACGACGCCGTCGCCGACTTCCCCGCCGCTGCCGCTACTGCCGCGGACGTACACGCTGACGCACAGCGACGTGACGGCCAGCCTGACGCTGGCCGTGTCCCACACCATCAACCGCGCGCAGCTGCAAGGGTGGTACAACCGCCTGCAGCGGGACGAGGTGGTGGCGGAGTGGAAGAAGGTGCGCGGGCGGATGTCGCTGCACGTGCACTGCCACATCTCCGGCGGCCACTTCCTGCTCGACCTCATCGCCGGCCTCCGCTACTACATCTTCCGCAAGGAGCTCCCCGTG GTGCTCAAGGCTTTCGtgcacggcgacggcgacctGTTCAGCCGGCACCCGGAGCTGGAGGATGCCCCGGTGTGGGTCTACTTCCACTCCAACCTGACCCGCTTCAACCGCGTCGAGTGCTGGGGTCCGCTGCGcgacgccgccgcgccgccggccgAGGACGACTCCACCGCGCCGGCCGCCGCCTCCAACAAGGATGGGCAGATGCCGCCCGTGGGCGAGTGGCCGTACCGGTGTCCCCAGCAGTGCGACTGCTGCTTCCCGCCGCACAGCCTCATCCCCTGGCCGAACGAGCGCGAcatggcggccgccgccgccgatgcctcctccgccgccggccAGGCCCAACAGCAGTAG
- the LOC8054897 gene encoding NDR1/HIN1-like protein 12, which yields MGQQLCEMHRVRRRARIIATALLVAFAAAATVLVVYLVFRPLKPQASVVRAAVYHMAAIAGNSSGGRGPPPYTLAASARFTAMLHNPSDRATVSYDSLFAYVTYRGEMVAPPVPLPGAVQERGADVALSPRFGLGGAVPVPVSAETAQALEGDCAAHRVELRLVVMGRVKYRSGPLMTGWRALYLRCDVTVGLGVDAAVGDDEAGDMPLLEYPKCSVDA from the coding sequence ATGGGGCAGCAGCTCTGCGAGATGCACCGCGTGCGCCGCCGCGCCCGCATCATAGCTACCGCCCTCCTCGTTgccttcgccgccgccgccaccgtgcTCGTGGTGTACCTCGTCTTCCGCCCGCTGAAGCCGCAGGCCTCCGTGGTGCGCGCCGCCGTGTACCACATGGCCGCGATCGCCGGGAACTCCTCGGGAGGGCGAGGCCCGCCGCCGTACACACTCGCGGCGAGCGCGCGGTTCACGGCGATGCTGCACAACCCGAGCGACCGCGCCACGGTGTCCTACGACAGCCTCTTTGCCTACGTGACGTACCGCGGGGAGATGGTGGCGCCCCCCGTGCCGCTGCCCGGGGCGGTCCAGGAGCGCGGCGCCGACGTGGCGCTGTCGCCGCGGTTCGGCCTTGGCGGCGCGGTGCCCGTGCCGGTGTCGGCGGAGACGGCGCAGGCGCTGGAGGGCGACTGTGCGGCGCACCGCGTGGAGCTCCGCCTCGTCGTCATGGGCCGGGTCAAGTACAGGAGCGGGCCATTGATGACTGGGTGGCGTGCGCTGTACCTGCGCTGTGATGTCACCGTCGGCCTCGGGGTGGACGCCGCCGTGGGCGACGACGAAGCCGGGGACATGCCACTTCTCGAGTACCCCAAGTGCTCCGTTGACGCTTGA
- the LOC8054898 gene encoding protein SHI RELATED SEQUENCE 1, which translates to MQPSDAPSFLSTTPAEGSFEPRQQESEELGGAASSPSPSPSRATRAGGETGGVRCQECRHRRAKAYCPHCRSCRGAVCPGHVKTTSHVPASQCSEGQQATLAASASAAAVDVEPIPNKRPRWTALPSAATAAAAAPTTTSSVDQPIATTVLERFAREVSLDAVFRRVRLGGPAEPEVAYYTTVTIAGHVFRGVLYDVGTNTHSGSTAAASDTDGSGEEVGSSSSSLSTTGGSYLDLTLGL; encoded by the exons ATGCAACCGTCCGACGCCCCATCCTTCCTCTCCACTACCCCCGCGGAGGGGAGCTTCGAGCCACGGCAGCAGGAGTCGGAGGAGCTTGGTGGAGCCGCGtcatcgccgtcgccgtcgccgtcgcgtgCCACGCGAGCTGGCGGGGAAACCGGCGGCGTTAGATGCCAGGAATGCCGGCACCGCCGGGCCAAGGCGTACTGCCCGCACTGCCGCAGCTGCCGCGGCGCCGTCTGCCCCGGCCACGTGAAGACGACCTCTCACGTCCCCGCGTCCCAGTGCAGCGAGGGCCAGCAGGCGACGCTCGCGGCCTCAGCCTCAGCCGCGGCCGTCGACGTCGAGCCCATCCCCAACAAGCGCCCTCGCTGGACCGCGCTTCCCtctgccgccaccgccgccgccgccgccccgacCACCACATCGTCCG TGGATCAGCCGATCGCGACGACGGTGCTGGAGAGGTTCGCGAGGGAGGTGAGCTTGGACGCCGTGTTCCGCCGCGTGCGGCTAGGAGGGCCGGCCGAGCCGGAGGTCGCGTACTACACCACCGTCACCATCGCCGGGCACGTGTTCAGGGGAGTCCTGTACGACGTCGGCACCAACACCCACAGTGGCAGCACGGCTGCTGCCTCGGATACGGACGGCAGCGGTGAAGAAGtagggtcgtcgtcgtcgtcgctgagCACGACCGGCGGCAGCTACCTGGATCTAACGTTGGGACTGTGA